A genomic segment from Salmo trutta chromosome 38, fSalTru1.1, whole genome shotgun sequence encodes:
- the LOC115178918 gene encoding uncharacterized protein LOC115178918 isoform X2: protein MTLHLTGVWLLLMTHTVLVFCDMEFLERTQGDSIEFYCISEFNASKPIGFYLKRKWLQPNREVLFMFTYQKPVFHLDVKERIHVTGDPSTHRVNVTLSQLKGTDTDIYYCEFVFPDAYSLDQKIPSKMELFLYVADADAPDSKMDVGLIETCAGGSAVLPCLAPYGSPSAMEGVCLKRRWGRAPVEVLFHSKRLFSSASFPPEERLHLGTGLGGLAYNLTLLKMQPEESAFYSCELLLPGRPDNSARLGRHVYFVSVQDVRCSCTGYAPLLYVLSAAVGLLLIFLMALGVAHYGKTRGDRVKPQPHQVSIYEEMVGVRPPNRNGKVSPSYLEEKDASAYDTPPLRSRQENHYERPEGVPLVSETVGKM from the exons ATGACTCTTCATCTGACAGGTGTTTGGCTGCTGCTCATGACACATACTGTGTTGG TGTTCTGTGATATGGAATTCCTGGAGAGAACGCAGGGTGACTCTATAGAGTTCTACTGTATCTCTGAGTTCAATGCCTCCAAGCCCATTGGGTTCTACCTGAAACGCAAGTGGCTGCAGCCCAACAGAGAGGTCCTGTTCATGTTTACTTACCAAAAGCCTGTGTTTCACCTTGACGTCAAAGAGCGCATCCATGTCACGGGAGACCCGAGTACTCACCGGGTCAACGTGACCCTCAGCCAGCTGAAGGGAACAGACACAGACATCTACTACTGTGAGTTTGTCTTCCCCGATGCCTACAGCTTAGATCAAAAGATTCCAAGCAAGATGGAGTTATTTCTGTACGTCGCCGATGCTG ATGCCCCAGACAGCAAGATGGATGTAGGCCTAATAGAGACGTGCGCCGGGGGGTCAGCTGTCCTCCCCTGCCTCGCCCCCTACGGTTCCCCCTCGGCCATGGAAGGGGTATGCCTGAAGAGGCGGTGGGGCCGGGCTCCAGTGGAGGTGCTGTTCCACTCAAAGCGCCTCTTTTCCTCCGCCTCGTTCCCCCCAGAAGAGAGGCTTCACCTGGGCACGGGGCTGGGCGGCCTGGCCTACAACCTCACCCTGCTAAAAATGCAGCCGGAAGAGAGCGCCTTTTACAGCTGTGAGCTGCTGCTCCCCGGCAGGCCCGACAACAGTGCCAGGCTAGGGAGACACGTCTACTTTGTGTCTGTGCAAG ATGTTAGGTGTAGCTGTACGGGTTATGCTCCACTGCTCTATGTCCTTTCTGCTGCTGTGGGGCTGCTACTCATCTTCCTTATGGCCCTGGGAGTGGCTCATTAT GGTAAGACCCGAGGCGACCGTGTCAAACCGCAGCCCCACCAGGTCTCCATCTACGAGGAGATGGTCGGTGTGCGGCCCCCCAACCGGAATGGAAAAGTGTCCCCCTCTTATCTGGAGGAAAAGGATGCTTCCGCCTATGACACCCCCCCTCTGAGGTCTCGACAGGAAAACCACTATGAGAGGCCTGAAGGGGTACCACTAGTATCTGAAACTGTTGGGAAGATGTGA
- the LOC115178918 gene encoding uncharacterized protein LOC115178918 isoform X1 has product MTLHLTGVWLLLMTHTVLVFCDMEFLERTQGDSIEFYCISEFNASKPIGFYLKRKWLQPNREVLFMFTYQKPVFHLDVKERIHVTGDPSTHRVNVTLSQLKGTDTDIYYCEFVFPDAYSLDQKIPSKMELFLYVADAEDAPDSKMDVGLIETCAGGSAVLPCLAPYGSPSAMEGVCLKRRWGRAPVEVLFHSKRLFSSASFPPEERLHLGTGLGGLAYNLTLLKMQPEESAFYSCELLLPGRPDNSARLGRHVYFVSVQDVRCSCTGYAPLLYVLSAAVGLLLIFLMALGVAHYGKTRGDRVKPQPHQVSIYEEMVGVRPPNRNGKVSPSYLEEKDASAYDTPPLRSRQENHYERPEGVPLVSETVGKM; this is encoded by the exons ATGACTCTTCATCTGACAGGTGTTTGGCTGCTGCTCATGACACATACTGTGTTGG TGTTCTGTGATATGGAATTCCTGGAGAGAACGCAGGGTGACTCTATAGAGTTCTACTGTATCTCTGAGTTCAATGCCTCCAAGCCCATTGGGTTCTACCTGAAACGCAAGTGGCTGCAGCCCAACAGAGAGGTCCTGTTCATGTTTACTTACCAAAAGCCTGTGTTTCACCTTGACGTCAAAGAGCGCATCCATGTCACGGGAGACCCGAGTACTCACCGGGTCAACGTGACCCTCAGCCAGCTGAAGGGAACAGACACAGACATCTACTACTGTGAGTTTGTCTTCCCCGATGCCTACAGCTTAGATCAAAAGATTCCAAGCAAGATGGAGTTATTTCTGTACGTCGCCGATGCTG AAGATGCCCCAGACAGCAAGATGGATGTAGGCCTAATAGAGACGTGCGCCGGGGGGTCAGCTGTCCTCCCCTGCCTCGCCCCCTACGGTTCCCCCTCGGCCATGGAAGGGGTATGCCTGAAGAGGCGGTGGGGCCGGGCTCCAGTGGAGGTGCTGTTCCACTCAAAGCGCCTCTTTTCCTCCGCCTCGTTCCCCCCAGAAGAGAGGCTTCACCTGGGCACGGGGCTGGGCGGCCTGGCCTACAACCTCACCCTGCTAAAAATGCAGCCGGAAGAGAGCGCCTTTTACAGCTGTGAGCTGCTGCTCCCCGGCAGGCCCGACAACAGTGCCAGGCTAGGGAGACACGTCTACTTTGTGTCTGTGCAAG ATGTTAGGTGTAGCTGTACGGGTTATGCTCCACTGCTCTATGTCCTTTCTGCTGCTGTGGGGCTGCTACTCATCTTCCTTATGGCCCTGGGAGTGGCTCATTAT GGTAAGACCCGAGGCGACCGTGTCAAACCGCAGCCCCACCAGGTCTCCATCTACGAGGAGATGGTCGGTGTGCGGCCCCCCAACCGGAATGGAAAAGTGTCCCCCTCTTATCTGGAGGAAAAGGATGCTTCCGCCTATGACACCCCCCCTCTGAGGTCTCGACAGGAAAACCACTATGAGAGGCCTGAAGGGGTACCACTAGTATCTGAAACTGTTGGGAAGATGTGA
- the LOC115178918 gene encoding uncharacterized protein LOC115178918 isoform X3, with the protein MTLHLTGVWLLLMTHTVLVFCDMEFLERTQGDSIEFYCISEFNASKPIGFYLKRKWLQPNREVLFMFTYQKPVFHLDVKERIHVTGDPSTHRVNVTLSQLKGTDTDIYYCEFVFPDAYSLDQKIPSKMELFLYVADAEERLHLGTGLGGLAYNLTLLKMQPEESAFYSCELLLPGRPDNSARLGRHVYFVSVQDVRCSCTGYAPLLYVLSAAVGLLLIFLMALGVAHYGKTRGDRVKPQPHQVSIYEEMVGVRPPNRNGKVSPSYLEEKDASAYDTPPLRSRQENHYERPEGVPLVSETVGKM; encoded by the exons ATGACTCTTCATCTGACAGGTGTTTGGCTGCTGCTCATGACACATACTGTGTTGG TGTTCTGTGATATGGAATTCCTGGAGAGAACGCAGGGTGACTCTATAGAGTTCTACTGTATCTCTGAGTTCAATGCCTCCAAGCCCATTGGGTTCTACCTGAAACGCAAGTGGCTGCAGCCCAACAGAGAGGTCCTGTTCATGTTTACTTACCAAAAGCCTGTGTTTCACCTTGACGTCAAAGAGCGCATCCATGTCACGGGAGACCCGAGTACTCACCGGGTCAACGTGACCCTCAGCCAGCTGAAGGGAACAGACACAGACATCTACTACTGTGAGTTTGTCTTCCCCGATGCCTACAGCTTAGATCAAAAGATTCCAAGCAAGATGGAGTTATTTCTGTACGTCGCCGATGCTG AAGAGAGGCTTCACCTGGGCACGGGGCTGGGCGGCCTGGCCTACAACCTCACCCTGCTAAAAATGCAGCCGGAAGAGAGCGCCTTTTACAGCTGTGAGCTGCTGCTCCCCGGCAGGCCCGACAACAGTGCCAGGCTAGGGAGACACGTCTACTTTGTGTCTGTGCAAG ATGTTAGGTGTAGCTGTACGGGTTATGCTCCACTGCTCTATGTCCTTTCTGCTGCTGTGGGGCTGCTACTCATCTTCCTTATGGCCCTGGGAGTGGCTCATTAT GGTAAGACCCGAGGCGACCGTGTCAAACCGCAGCCCCACCAGGTCTCCATCTACGAGGAGATGGTCGGTGTGCGGCCCCCCAACCGGAATGGAAAAGTGTCCCCCTCTTATCTGGAGGAAAAGGATGCTTCCGCCTATGACACCCCCCCTCTGAGGTCTCGACAGGAAAACCACTATGAGAGGCCTGAAGGGGTACCACTAGTATCTGAAACTGTTGGGAAGATGTGA